The following proteins come from a genomic window of Sorghum bicolor cultivar BTx623 chromosome 3, Sorghum_bicolor_NCBIv3, whole genome shotgun sequence:
- the LOC8056543 gene encoding probable cellulose synthase A catalytic subunit 1 [UDP-forming] produces the protein MEANRGMVAGSRGGVVTIRHDGDGAAAKQLKNVNEQICQICGDTVGLSATGDVFVACNECAFPVCRPCYEYERKEGNQCCPQCKTRYKRHKGSPRVRGDEEEDGVDDLDNEFNYTQGNVQGPQWQLQGHREDVDLSSSSRHEPHHRIPRLTTGQQMSGDIPDASPDRHSIRSPTPSYVDPSIPVPVRIVDPSKDLNSYGVGSVDWKERVESWKVRQDKNMIQVTHKYPAEGKGDIEGTGSNGEDLQMADDARLPLSRIVPISPNELNLYRIVIVLRLIILCFFFQYRITHPVTDAYGLWLVSVICEVWFALSWLLDQFPKWYPINRETYLDRLALRYDREGEPSQLAPIDVFVSTVDPLKEPPLITANTVLSILAVDYPVDKVSCYVSDDGSAMLTFEALSETAEFARKWVPFCKKHNIEPRAPEFYFAQKIDYLKDKIQPSFVKERRAMKREYEEFKVRINALVAKAQKIPEEGWTMADGTPWPGNNPRDHPGMIQVFLGHSGGLDTDGNELPRLVYVSREKRPGFQHHKKAGAMNALIRVSAVLTNGAYLLNVDCDHYFNSSKALREAMCFMMDPALGRKTCYVQFPQRFDGIDSHDRYANRNIVFFDINMKGLDGIQGPVYVGTGCCFNRQALYGYDPVLTEADLEPNIIIKSCCGGRKRKDKSYIDSKNRDMKRTESSAPIFNMEDIEEGFEGYEDERSLLMSQKSLEKRFGQSPIFIASTFMTQGGIPPSTNPASLLKEAIHVISCGYEDKTEWGKEIGWIYGSVTEDILTGFKMHARGWISIYCMPLRPCFKGSAPINLSDRLNQVLRWALGSVEILLSRHCPIWYGYNGRLKLLERLAYINTIVYPITSIPLIAYCVLPAICLLTNKFIIPEISNYAGAFFILLFASIFATGILELRWSGVGIEDWWRNEQFWVIGGTSAHLFAVFQGLLKVLAGIDTNFTVTSKATDDDGDFAELYVFKWTSLLIPPTTVLVINLVGIVAGVSYAINSGYQSWGPLFGKLFFAIWVILHLYPFLKGLMGKQNRTPTIVIVWSILLASIFSLLWVKIDPFISPTQKAISRGQCGVNC, from the exons ATGGAGGCGAACCGGGGGATGGTGGCTGGCTCCCGCGGCGGGGTCGTCACTATCCGGCACGATGGCGACGGCGCCGCG GCTAAGCAGTTGAAGAATGTGAATGAACAAATATGTCAAATCTGCGGTGACACTGTCGGGCTCTCAGCAACAGGCGATGTCTTTGTTGCATGCAACGAATGTGCCTTCCCGGTGTGTCGTCCGTGCTATGAGTATGAGCGTAAGGAGGGGAATCAGTGCTGCCCTCAATGCAAGACTAGATACAAGAGGCACAAAG GAAGCCCTCGGGTTCGTGGAGATGAGGAGGAGGATGGAGTTGATGATTTGGACAACGAATTCAActatacacaaggcaatgtccAAGGTCCTCAGTGGCAGCTGCAGGGACATAGGGAAGATGTTGATCTCTCTTCATCTTCTCGACATGAACCCCATCACAGAATTCCACGTCTGACAACTGGGCAGCAG ATGTCCGGAGATATCCCTGATGCATCTCCTGACCGGCATTCTATTCGCAGCCCAACACCAAGTTATGTTGATCCAAGCATTCCAG TACCTGTGAGGATTGTGGACCCCTCAAAGGATTTGAATTCTTATGGAGTTGGAAGTGTTGACTGGAAAGAAAGAGTCGAGAGCTGGAAAGTTAGACAGGACAAAAATATGATACAGGTGACTCATAAATATCCAGCAGAAGGGAAAGGGGATATTGAAGGGACTGGCTCAAATGGTGAAGATCTGCAAAT GGCTGACGATGCACGGCTACCTCTAAGTCGCATAGTGCCTATATCTCCAAACGAGCTTAACCTTTATCGAATCGTGATTGTTCTCCGGCTTATCATCCTATGTTTCTTCTTTCAGTATCGTATAACTCATCCAGTGACTGATGCTTATGGATTGTGGCTTGTATCTGTTATTTGTGAAGTTTGGTTTGCCTTGTCTTGGCTTCTAGATCAGTTCCCAAAGTGGTATCCTATCAACCGGGAAACTTACCTCGATAGACTTGCATTGAG ATATGATAGGGAGGGTGAGCCATCTCAGTTGGCTCCAATTGATGTCTTTGTCAGTACAGTGGATCCACTCAAGGAGCCACCTCTAATTACTGCCAACACTGTCCTGTCCATTCTTGCTGTGGATTACCCCGTTGACAAAGTATCATGCTATGTTTCTGATGACGGTTCAGCTATGTTGACTTTTGAAGCGCTATCTGAAACTGCAGAGTTTGCAAGGAAATGGGTTCCCTTTTGCAAGAAACACAACATTGAACCTAGGGCTCCAGAGTTTTACTTTGCTCAAAAGATAGATTACCTAAAGGACAAAATACAACCTTCTTTTGTGAAAGAAAGGCGAGCTATGAAG AGGGAGTATGAAGAGTTCAAAGTACGGATCAATGCCCTTGTAGCAAAAGCGCAAAAAATACCTGAGGAGGGCTGGACCATGGCTGATGGCACTCCTTGGCCTGGGAATAACCCAAGAGATCATCCAGGAATGATCCAG GTATTCTTGGGCCATAGTGGTGGGCTTGACACTGATGGAAATGAGTTGCCACGGCTTGTTTATGTTTCTCGTGAAAAgaggccaggcttccagcaccacAAGAAGGCTGGTGCCATGAATGCTTTG ATACGCGTATCAGCTGTCCTGACAAATGGTGCTTATCTTCTTAATGTGGATTGTGATCACTACTTCAACAGCAGCAAAGCTCTTAGAGAGGCTATGTGTTTTATGATGGATCCAGCACTAGGAAGGAAAACTTGCTACGTTCAGTTTCCACAAAGATTTGATGGCATAGACTCACATGATCGTTATGCAAACCGGAACATTGTCTTCTTTGAT ATTAATATGAAGGGTTTAGATGGCATTCAAGGACCTGTTTATGTGGGAACAGGATGCTGTTTCAATAGGCAGGCCTTGTATGGTTATGATCCTGTATTGACAGAAGCTGATTTGGAGCCTAACATTATCATTAAAAGTTGCTGTGGCGGCAGAAAAAGGAAGGACAAGAGCTATATTGATTCCAAAAACCGTGATATGAAGAGAACAGAATCTTCGGCTCCCATCTTCAACATGGAAGATATAGAAGAGGGATTTGAAG GTTACGAGGATGAAAGGTCACTGCTCATGTCCCAGAAGAGCTTGGAGAAACGCTTTGGCCAGTCCCCAATTTTTATTGCATCCACCTTTATGACTCAAGGTGGCATACCCCCTTCAACAAACCCAGCTTCCCTGCTAAAGGAAGCTATACATGTCATTAGTTGTGGATATGAGGACAAGACAGAATGGGGGAAAGAG ATCGGATGGATATATGGATCTGTTACTGAAGATATTTTAACTGGTTTCAAGATGCATGCAAGGGGTTGGATATCCATCTACTGCATGCCACTTCGGCCTTGCTTCAAGGGTTCTGCTCCAATTAACCTTTCTGATCGTCTCAACCAAGTGCTACGCTGGGCTCTTGGTTCAGTTGAAATTCTACTTAGCAGACACTGTCCTATCTGGTATGGTTACAATGGAAGGCTAAAGCTTCTGGAGAGACTGGCATACATCAACACCATTGTTTATCCAATTACATCTATCCCACTAATAGCCTACTGTGTCCTTCCTGCTATCTGTTTACTCACCAACAAATTTATTATTCCTGAG ATTAGCAATTATGCTGGGGCATTCTTCATCCTGCTTTTTGCTTCCATCTTCGCCACTGGTATTTTGGAGCTTCGATGGAGTGGTGTTGGCATTGAGGACTGGTGGAGAAATGAACAGTTTTGGGTCATTGGTGGTACCTCTGCGCATCTCTTTGCTGTGTTCCAAGGTCTCTTAAAAGTGCTGGCAGGGATCGACACAAACTTCACGGTCACATCAAAGGCAaccgatgatgatggtgattTTGCTGAGCTATATGTGTTCAAGTGGACAAGTCTTCTGATTCCCCCGACCACTGTGCTTGTGATAAACCTGGTTGGTATAGTGGCTGGAGTATCATATGCTATCAACAGTGGCTACCAATCATGGGGTCCACTCTTCGGAAAGCTGTTCTTTGCAATCTGGGTGATCCTCCACCTCTACCCTTTCCTGAAGGGTCTCATGGGGAAACAGAACCGTACACCGACCATCGTCATCGTTTGGTCCATCCTCCTTGCTTCCATATTCTCGCTGCTGTGGGTGAAGATCGATCCCTTCATATCACCTACTCAGAAAGCTATTTCCCGGGGGCAGTGCGGTGTAAACTGCTGA
- the LOC8078476 gene encoding uncharacterized protein LOC8078476 yields MVNTMGVEPVQRGAGLPLAALNHISVVCRCLESSLRFYRDVLGFVPIRRPGSFDFHGAWLFNYGIGVHLLQAEDPASMPPKKTEINPKDNHISFQCESMEAVQRRLKELGIRYVQRRVEEGGIYVDQLFFHDPDGFMVEVCTCDNLPIVPLVPEGHAILGLQQPAAAPACKRPPAAALRQQAPAPLPVPVAVPTPVPAEQCIPAKAGGGSCVGEVEASIPACAMRSCPEHACV; encoded by the exons ATGGTGAACACCATGGGCGTGGAGCCGGTGCAGCGCGGCGCCGGGCTGCCGCTGGCGGCGCTGAACCACATCTCCGTGGTGTGCCGGTGCCTCGAGAGCTCCCTCCGCTTCTACCGCGACGTCCTCGGCTTCGTCCCCATCCGTCGCCCGGGCTCCTTCGACTTCCACGGCGCATG GCTGTTCAACTACGGCATAGGCGTCCATCTCCTGCAAGCCGAGGACCCGGCGAGCATGCCCCCCAAGAAGACGGAGATCAATCCCAAGGACAACCACATCTCCTTCCAG tgcGAGAGCATGGAGGCGGTGCAGCGGCGGCTCAAGGAGCTGGGCATCCGGTACGTGCAGCGGCGCGTGGAGGAGGGCGGCATCTACGTGGACCAGCTCTTCTTCCACGACCCCGACGGCTTCATGGTCGAGGTCTGCACCTGCGACAACCTCCCCATCGTGCCCCTCGTCCCCGAGGGCCACGCCATCCTCGGCCTGCAGCAGCCTGCTGCAGCGCCAGCCTGCAAGCGGCCACCAGCAGCCGCCCTCAGGCAGCAAGCGCCGGCGCCGCTTCCTGTTCCCGTGGCCGTCCCAACCCCGGTGCCAGCTGAACAGTGCATTCCGGCGAAGGCCGGCGGCGGAAGCTGCGTCGGCGAGGTCGAGGCGAGCATCCCCGCTTGCGCGATGAGATCTTGCCCGGAGCACGCGTGCGTGTAG